A single region of the Streptomyces sp. NBC_01262 genome encodes:
- a CDS encoding class I SAM-dependent methyltransferase — protein sequence MSPVGTPAPAPAAAHGHPASKAYELLTALSMTVGRGPAARTTADLAELTPHDRVVDIGCGPGTAVRVAARRCAGATGVDPTPLMLRLGRWLTTIRRVPNATLVAGSAEALPLLDSTATVAWALSSLHHWTDRAAGLAEARRVLAPAGRVLLVERLVEPGAHGHATHGLTNGQADQLAADLTSSGFGDVHTEIRRTGRRTLVIVQGTRTNGG from the coding sequence ATGTCCCCCGTCGGCACACCCGCACCCGCACCCGCCGCCGCCCACGGCCACCCGGCGAGCAAGGCGTACGAGCTGCTCACCGCCCTGTCGATGACGGTCGGCCGCGGCCCGGCCGCCCGAACAACAGCCGACCTCGCCGAGCTCACCCCACACGACCGCGTCGTCGACATCGGTTGCGGCCCCGGCACGGCGGTACGTGTCGCGGCGCGCCGATGCGCCGGCGCGACCGGAGTCGACCCCACACCTCTCATGCTGCGCCTCGGACGATGGCTCACCACCATCCGACGCGTTCCCAACGCCACCCTCGTCGCAGGAAGCGCCGAAGCCCTCCCCCTCCTCGACTCCACCGCCACCGTCGCGTGGGCACTGAGCTCCCTGCACCACTGGACCGACCGAGCCGCAGGACTGGCCGAAGCCCGCCGCGTCCTGGCCCCCGCAGGACGCGTCCTGCTCGTCGAACGCCTCGTTGAACCTGGCGCGCACGGCCACGCCACCCACGGCCTCACCAACGGCCAGGCAGACCAACTCGCCGCCGACCTCACGAGCTCCGGGTTCGGCGACGTCCACACCGAAATCCGACGGACCGGGCGGCGGACCCTCGTCATCGTCCAAGGCACCCGAACCAACGGGGGGTGA
- a CDS encoding MarR family winged helix-turn-helix transcriptional regulator, with amino-acid sequence MTAKESESEAMAACLQRFGLERDRMRAALAGVAGISATGLDAVEHLEADGPLTQRQLGERLALTSGAITMLVDRLEQGGWVRRRPHPDDRRYTLVELSPQALERTPAGLAAYHTRIRALADKIPAEHRDAVQAFLQAAAEAASVAAADLRR; translated from the coding sequence ATGACGGCGAAGGAGTCCGAGTCCGAGGCGATGGCGGCCTGTCTGCAGCGGTTCGGTCTTGAGCGGGACCGGATGCGGGCGGCACTGGCCGGCGTGGCGGGCATCAGTGCGACCGGCCTCGACGCGGTCGAGCACCTTGAGGCCGACGGTCCGCTCACCCAGCGTCAACTGGGCGAGCGGCTGGCGCTCACCTCCGGGGCGATCACCATGCTCGTCGACCGGCTCGAACAAGGGGGTTGGGTCCGGCGCCGCCCGCATCCCGACGACCGCCGTTACACGCTGGTCGAGCTGTCCCCGCAGGCCCTGGAGCGCACCCCCGCCGGCCTGGCCGCCTACCACACCCGGATCAGGGCCCTCGCGGACAAGATTCCCGCCGAGCACCGGGACGCCGTCCAAGCCTTCCTGCAAGCCGCGGCCGAAGCCGCGTCGGTCGCCGCCGCCGACCTGCGCCGCTGA
- a CDS encoding ABC transporter ATP-binding protein: MNTSAFTGPATSPRIGSEIEVMGLSKTYPGGVEAVRGIDFQVAAGEVFGLLGPNGAGKSTTIGMLTTTLIPTGGTARLAGFDVAAEPLAARGVSAVVFQDAAVDRELSGRRNLAIHARLWGLAPGSAKTRIDEVVDVFGLGEFIDRPTGSCSGGQRRRLEIARALLSAPRVLFLDEPTIGLDPRIRHELLDLIAGLRARAEMTVLVTTHYLDEAQRLCDRVAFMYRGRIAAMGTPAVLLAGLGTELIELHIDGDTSHALAALRTPGIAGDDAFSVGATITVPLHGTTAVEAVARISALGLATTGISARPPTLDDVFLRLTGDRLAV, encoded by the coding sequence ATGAACACATCAGCCTTCACCGGCCCGGCCACCTCACCGCGGATCGGGTCCGAGATCGAGGTCATGGGGCTGTCCAAGACCTACCCGGGCGGGGTCGAGGCGGTCCGTGGCATCGACTTCCAGGTGGCGGCAGGGGAGGTGTTCGGGCTGCTCGGCCCCAACGGCGCCGGCAAGTCCACCACCATCGGGATGCTCACCACGACTCTCATCCCCACCGGCGGGACGGCGCGGCTGGCGGGCTTCGACGTCGCCGCCGAGCCGCTCGCGGCGCGCGGGGTGAGCGCGGTGGTGTTCCAGGACGCGGCCGTCGACCGGGAGCTGAGCGGGCGGCGCAACCTGGCCATCCACGCCCGGCTGTGGGGCCTGGCCCCGGGCAGTGCGAAGACCCGCATCGACGAGGTCGTGGACGTGTTCGGGCTGGGCGAGTTCATCGACCGTCCGACAGGCAGCTGCAGCGGCGGGCAGCGACGGCGTCTGGAGATCGCCCGGGCCCTGCTCTCGGCGCCCCGGGTGCTGTTCCTGGACGAGCCGACGATCGGCCTGGACCCCCGCATCCGCCACGAACTGCTCGACCTGATCGCCGGGCTCCGGGCCCGCGCCGAGATGACCGTCCTGGTCACCACCCACTACCTGGACGAAGCACAACGGCTGTGCGACCGGGTCGCGTTCATGTACCGGGGGCGGATCGCCGCAATGGGCACCCCCGCCGTCCTGCTGGCCGGCCTCGGCACGGAACTGATCGAACTGCACATCGACGGCGACACCTCTCACGCCCTGGCGGCCCTTCGTACGCCGGGTATCGCCGGCGACGACGCGTTCAGCGTCGGGGCCACCATCACCGTCCCCCTGCACGGCACCACCGCCGTCGAAGCCGTCGCCCGGATCAGCGCCCTCGGGCTGGCGACGACCGGAATCAGCGCCCGTCCGCCCACCCTCGACGACGTCTTCCTCCGGCTCACCGGCGACCGTCTGGCCGTCTGA
- a CDS encoding ABC transporter ATP-binding protein produces the protein MSGTLADRTAPRGSEVPPAVVATEVTRRFGDATNTVDALRGVSLRASRGELVGIMGPSGSGKSTLLHILAGLDRPTSGEVSIGGRALSGLRDRDLTMLRRSQVGFVFQFFNLLPMLTAEANIVLPLKLAGERPDPAWVDELIGRVGLSERRGHLPSQLSGGQQQRVAIARALVTRPTVIFADEPTGNLDSHSGTEILELLRASAQSYHQTVVMVTHEPRVATIADRIVLLADGRLVDELSHPSITAVLQAIEQVS, from the coding sequence ATGTCAGGCACACTGGCCGACCGAACCGCTCCCCGGGGCTCAGAGGTCCCCCCGGCCGTTGTTGCTACCGAGGTGACCCGCCGCTTCGGGGACGCCACGAACACTGTCGACGCGCTCCGCGGGGTATCGCTCAGGGCAAGCCGCGGCGAACTGGTAGGGATCATGGGCCCGTCCGGCTCCGGAAAGTCCACGCTCCTGCACATCCTGGCCGGCCTGGACCGGCCCACCTCGGGCGAAGTCTCGATCGGCGGGCGGGCGCTGTCCGGCTTGCGTGACCGCGACCTCACCATGCTGCGCCGGTCCCAGGTGGGCTTCGTTTTCCAGTTCTTCAACCTGCTCCCGATGCTCACGGCCGAGGCCAACATCGTGCTGCCGCTCAAACTGGCCGGTGAGCGACCGGACCCGGCGTGGGTGGACGAGCTGATCGGCAGGGTCGGGCTGAGCGAACGCAGGGGACATCTTCCCTCCCAGCTCTCCGGAGGCCAGCAGCAGCGGGTGGCCATCGCCCGCGCGCTGGTCACGCGGCCCACCGTGATCTTCGCCGACGAGCCGACCGGCAACCTCGACTCCCACAGCGGCACGGAGATCCTGGAACTCCTGCGGGCATCCGCCCAGTCGTACCACCAGACCGTCGTCATGGTGACCCACGAACCGAGGGTCGCCACCATCGCCGACCGCATCGTGCTGCTCGCCGACGGCCGGCTCGTCGACGAGCTCTCCCACCCTTCCATCACCGCTGTCCTCCAGGCGATCGAGCAGGTGAGCTGA
- a CDS encoding OsmC family protein: MTQIRPGAVAPEPPERVRNRIDVGYVAGEAYTAYIRGHRLLVDQSAEAGGDDTAPTPTELFAASLATCVAFYAGRYLDRHGLDRAGLRVRAEFDMATDRPARVAAIRVAVTPPPGLPEQRRAGMLAVASHCTVHNTLHQPPEIGIELEP; this comes from the coding sequence ATGACCCAGATCAGGCCGGGGGCCGTCGCCCCCGAACCGCCGGAGCGGGTCCGGAACCGGATCGACGTCGGCTACGTCGCAGGGGAGGCGTACACCGCCTACATACGCGGTCACCGGCTGCTCGTCGACCAGTCGGCCGAGGCGGGGGGCGACGACACCGCGCCTACCCCGACCGAGCTGTTCGCCGCCTCCCTGGCCACCTGCGTCGCCTTCTACGCCGGCCGCTACCTCGACCGCCACGGCCTCGACCGGGCCGGGCTGCGCGTGCGTGCCGAATTCGACATGGCCACCGACCGCCCCGCCCGCGTCGCCGCGATCCGCGTCGCGGTCACGCCGCCGCCCGGACTGCCCGAGCAACGCCGCGCGGGGATGCTTGCCGTCGCCTCGCACTGCACCGTCCACAACACCCTCCACCAGCCGCCTGAGATCGGCATCGAGCTGGAGCCATGA
- a CDS encoding ABC transporter permease: MFDVVVRGLLSRKWRTLLTALAVVLGVAMTSGTLVLMDTAMSGYSGIFSTAYAHTDAVVVARTPFGATGTAKQPVPAALLDRIRKLPEVQRAHGYIDSHAQLTDTAGTAIGKSSEEASVFGLPTGELDAMNPLSLVRGTWPTGAAEIVIDQATATKYHLGVGTTVGLVARKPLARYRVVGIFRFAGAATLGPTQFAAVDLPVAQRIFDKQRWYDEIDVAARAGVPVDRLITAIQGVAPSTMKISTATEQAGNATSDVGDQLALLRYVLLAFGAIALFVGSFIIFNTLSITVTQRTRQLATLRTLGASRRQVLVSVLAEGAIIGTAASVTGLAAGIGFAKALGALLGASGIQLPAAGTVLTWRTAAITLTAGITVTLAASTAPALRAMRITPIAAIKEGAAPRSGSQPTGHGVTTGATVAVGTGALILVTVLGGLSTTSRLVLLAAGALVLFLGVAGASRWVVAPLAAAIEKPIEPFTHATGELARENTVRAPARTATTAAALIVGIALITFVTVITQGLGTSTGTSVRQQVTADSVITPQEDVLAPDVQHALAAAHITSAGVRAGTVHVFGSNQTMTGVRPADIARFYRFRWTAGSTSTSLTSLDAGGVLVTSDFATAHHLSPGMSLTARTTSGSTLHLVVRGIYTTPKLSPLLGAMTITTTAFDRGFTTPGDGAVYLTTSGTSATGRAAVQAALKPFPTAQLHTLDGFITTRQAPIATLLNLFYVLLALCVVISLFGIVNTLALSITERTREIGVLRATGMTRTQLRRMIRLESQIIALIGAAIGITVGLLLSALTARALSAWNVGFAIPWTTLAILLAGALAAGTLAGIGPARRAARMDPLQALSYE, translated from the coding sequence ATGTTCGACGTCGTCGTACGAGGCCTTCTGTCCCGCAAGTGGCGCACCCTGCTGACGGCACTGGCGGTGGTCCTGGGCGTGGCCATGACCAGCGGCACCCTCGTGCTGATGGACACTGCCATGAGCGGCTACTCCGGCATCTTCAGCACCGCCTACGCGCACACCGACGCGGTGGTCGTCGCCCGGACTCCGTTCGGGGCGACCGGCACGGCCAAGCAGCCGGTGCCCGCCGCCCTGCTGGACCGCATCCGGAAACTGCCGGAGGTCCAGCGGGCACACGGCTACATCGACTCCCACGCCCAGCTCACCGACACGGCCGGTACCGCCATCGGCAAGTCCTCCGAGGAGGCATCGGTGTTCGGCCTTCCCACCGGTGAACTGGACGCCATGAACCCATTGAGCCTGGTGCGCGGCACCTGGCCGACAGGAGCTGCCGAGATCGTCATCGACCAGGCCACCGCGACCAAGTACCACCTCGGCGTCGGCACCACCGTCGGGCTGGTGGCCCGCAAGCCCCTCGCGCGTTACCGGGTCGTCGGAATCTTCCGCTTCGCCGGCGCCGCCACCCTCGGGCCCACCCAGTTCGCCGCCGTGGACCTGCCCGTCGCCCAGCGCATCTTCGACAAACAGCGATGGTACGACGAGATCGACGTCGCCGCCCGAGCGGGCGTCCCGGTCGACCGGCTCATCACCGCCATCCAAGGCGTCGCCCCCTCCACGATGAAGATCAGCACCGCCACCGAGCAGGCCGGCAACGCCACCTCCGACGTGGGCGACCAACTCGCATTGCTTCGCTACGTGTTGCTGGCCTTCGGAGCGATCGCCCTGTTCGTCGGCTCGTTCATCATCTTCAACACTCTCTCGATCACCGTCACCCAGCGCACCCGGCAACTGGCCACCCTGCGCACCCTGGGGGCATCCCGCCGACAGGTCCTCGTGTCGGTCCTGGCCGAAGGCGCGATCATCGGGACAGCTGCCTCGGTGACCGGCCTCGCAGCCGGAATCGGCTTCGCCAAAGCCCTGGGCGCCCTGCTGGGAGCCTCCGGCATCCAGCTGCCCGCCGCGGGCACCGTCCTGACCTGGCGGACCGCCGCGATCACCCTCACCGCCGGGATCACCGTCACCCTGGCCGCCAGCACCGCCCCGGCACTGCGCGCCATGCGGATCACACCGATCGCCGCCATCAAGGAAGGAGCGGCACCGCGTTCGGGATCACAGCCGACCGGCCATGGCGTCACCACTGGCGCCACTGTCGCCGTCGGTACGGGTGCGCTGATTCTCGTGACCGTCCTCGGCGGCCTGTCCACCACCAGCCGGCTGGTACTGCTTGCCGCGGGCGCGCTCGTACTGTTCCTCGGCGTGGCCGGCGCGTCCCGCTGGGTCGTGGCACCGCTGGCGGCGGCCATCGAGAAGCCGATCGAGCCGTTCACCCACGCCACCGGCGAGCTCGCTCGCGAGAACACGGTACGGGCTCCTGCCCGCACGGCCACCACCGCCGCCGCCCTCATCGTCGGCATCGCCCTCATCACCTTCGTCACTGTCATCACCCAGGGCCTGGGCACCAGCACCGGCACCTCCGTCAGGCAGCAGGTCACCGCCGACTCCGTCATCACCCCCCAAGAGGACGTGCTCGCCCCCGACGTGCAACACGCACTGGCGGCAGCGCATATCACCAGCGCCGGTGTGCGGGCGGGCACCGTGCACGTCTTCGGCAGCAACCAGACCATGACCGGCGTCCGGCCCGCCGACATCGCCCGCTTCTACCGGTTCCGGTGGACCGCCGGGTCGACCAGCACCTCCCTGACGTCCCTCGACGCCGGCGGCGTGCTCGTGACCAGCGACTTCGCCACCGCCCACCACCTCAGCCCCGGAATGAGCCTCACCGCCCGGACCACCTCGGGCAGCACGCTGCACCTGGTGGTCCGCGGGATCTACACCACCCCGAAACTCAGCCCGCTCCTGGGCGCAATGACCATCACCACCACGGCATTCGACCGCGGCTTCACCACCCCGGGCGACGGCGCCGTCTACCTCACCACCAGCGGGACCAGCGCAACCGGCCGGGCCGCCGTCCAAGCGGCCCTCAAACCGTTTCCGACCGCGCAACTCCACACCCTGGACGGGTTCATCACCACCCGGCAGGCACCGATCGCCACTCTCCTCAACCTGTTCTACGTACTGCTGGCACTGTGCGTAGTCATCAGCCTGTTCGGGATCGTCAACACCCTCGCCCTGTCCATCACCGAACGGACCCGGGAGATCGGCGTACTGCGCGCCACCGGCATGACCCGGACCCAACTACGCCGGATGATCCGTCTCGAAAGCCAGATCATCGCCCTCATCGGCGCCGCCATCGGGATCACCGTCGGGCTGCTCCTGTCCGCCCTCACCGCCCGCGCCCTGTCCGCCTGGAACGTCGGGTTCGCCATCCCCTGGACCACCCTGGCCATCCTTCTCGCCGGAGCACTCGCGGCCGGCACCCTCGCGGGCATCGGCCCCGCCCGCCGTGCCGCACGGATGGACCCCCTCCAAGCACTGTCCTACGAATAG
- a CDS encoding DsrE/DsrF/DrsH-like family protein gives MPGTGTSTSTSTSTSTSTIEKVSIIVSKGSLDGIYPALIMANGARAEGIEADLFFTFFGLDAITTKHWEHIKLATVGNPGLHLPTLLGALPGAPEAMTRYMAGKMAKLDIPPIPEFIEMIADTGAGIYACKASVDLFELTKNDLIDQVQGIITVGEFYEHAAGGQIIYT, from the coding sequence ATGCCCGGAACCGGCACCAGCACCAGCACCAGCACCAGCACCAGCACCAGCACGATCGAGAAGGTCTCGATCATCGTCTCCAAAGGATCCCTCGACGGCATCTACCCCGCCCTCATCATGGCCAACGGCGCCCGCGCCGAAGGCATCGAAGCCGACCTGTTCTTCACCTTCTTCGGCCTCGACGCCATCACCACGAAGCACTGGGAACACATCAAGCTCGCCACCGTCGGCAACCCCGGCCTGCACCTGCCCACCCTCCTCGGCGCCCTCCCCGGAGCCCCCGAGGCCATGACGCGCTACATGGCAGGCAAGATGGCCAAGCTCGACATCCCGCCCATCCCCGAGTTCATCGAGATGATCGCCGATACCGGCGCCGGCATCTACGCCTGCAAGGCCTCCGTCGACCTCTTCGAACTGACCAAGAACGACCTCATCGACCAGGTCCAGGGCATCATCACCGTCGGCGAGTTCTACGAGCACGCAGCCGGCGGCCAGATCATCTACACGTGA
- the sqr gene encoding type III sulfide quinone reductase, selenoprotein subtype, with protein MDTRIVILGSGTAGTLTANRLRRQYDESEYRIIVVDQNDDHVYQPGLLFVPFGLAQPHALTRPRQQQLLDGIGYRRAEIDRVDLDARQVHFADGTSLGYEVLVVATGATLLPEETDGLTGPGWKEKVFTFYDLPGATALHRALEDFHGGRIVVNVADMPIKCPVAPLEFAFLADAYFRRRGIRDQAELTYVTPLDAAFTKPVASRTLGGLLQDKGIALVTEFTTGTVDGAGGRLISYDDREVPFDLAVVVPLHGGAAYVGRSPGLGDDLGFVPVDKHTLQSPTRPEIFAIGDATGLPVSKAGSVAHFQGETLVHNIGRHLAGLPLDASYDGHTNCFIETGSGKALLIDFNYDTEPLPGHYPAAIGLPLLKQSRANHLGKLAFEWLYWHSLLPGRNLPGVSPAMPEHGKTHTHA; from the coding sequence ATGGACACGCGCATCGTCATCCTGGGAAGCGGCACGGCAGGCACGCTGACGGCCAATCGGCTGCGACGGCAGTACGACGAGAGCGAATACCGGATCATCGTGGTCGACCAGAACGACGACCACGTCTACCAACCCGGGCTGCTCTTCGTCCCCTTCGGACTCGCCCAGCCGCACGCCCTCACCCGCCCCCGCCAGCAGCAACTGCTGGACGGGATCGGCTACCGCAGGGCCGAGATCGACCGGGTCGACCTCGACGCACGGCAAGTGCACTTCGCCGACGGCACCTCCCTCGGCTACGAGGTGCTGGTGGTCGCCACCGGCGCCACCCTGCTGCCCGAAGAGACCGACGGCCTGACCGGCCCGGGGTGGAAGGAGAAGGTCTTCACCTTCTACGACCTGCCCGGAGCGACCGCCCTGCACCGTGCCCTGGAGGACTTCCACGGCGGCCGCATCGTCGTCAACGTCGCCGACATGCCCATCAAGTGCCCGGTCGCACCCCTGGAGTTCGCCTTCCTCGCCGACGCCTACTTCCGCCGCCGGGGCATCCGCGACCAGGCCGAGCTGACCTACGTCACCCCGCTGGACGCCGCCTTCACCAAGCCCGTCGCCTCCCGCACCCTGGGCGGCCTGCTTCAGGACAAGGGCATCGCACTGGTCACGGAATTCACCACCGGCACCGTCGACGGCGCGGGTGGCCGGCTCATCTCCTACGACGACCGCGAGGTACCGTTCGACCTGGCCGTGGTCGTACCCCTGCACGGCGGCGCCGCCTACGTCGGCCGCTCCCCCGGCCTCGGCGACGACCTGGGCTTCGTCCCCGTCGACAAGCACACCCTGCAATCCCCCACCCGGCCCGAAATCTTCGCCATCGGCGACGCCACCGGACTGCCGGTCTCCAAAGCCGGATCCGTCGCCCACTTCCAGGGCGAGACCCTGGTGCACAACATCGGCCGCCACCTCGCCGGCCTGCCACTGGACGCCTCCTACGACGGCCACACCAACTGCTTCATCGAGACCGGCTCCGGCAAGGCCCTGCTCATCGACTTCAACTACGACACCGAACCCCTGCCCGGCCACTACCCCGCCGCCATCGGCCTGCCGCTGCTCAAACAGTCCCGCGCCAACCACCTCGGCAAACTCGCCTTCGAGTGGCTCTACTGGCACAGCCTCCTGCCCGGACGGAACCTCCCCGGCGTCAGCCCGGCCATGCCCGAGCACGGCAAGACCCACACCCACGCCTGA
- a CDS encoding DUF6544 family protein — MASPILSPSDPDRDPLYHRLIREVGAVGLPAAGPAAPPPVTEAEVAGLPPVVRRYLEFMGVVGQPRVWSLSARFAGRFRLRPRLGWMPAQAWQYNANPEITRVFVMRVRLVGVIPMVGRDTYLHGHGHMLGRLLDRMTVVDGHGEEFDIGELTTYLNDAILMAPSMLLTPATNWNPVDDHTFEVCLTDAGRTVRARVFVDERGAPYDFSTTDRYAALPGGLVRAEWHTPVTDWHTVHGRAVPGRVAAVWHLPSGPLPYLTGRLTHLAHNVAPPPPAGAEATAQPAPDHPHHGKP; from the coding sequence GTGGCCAGTCCAATTCTGTCTCCGTCGGACCCGGACCGAGATCCCCTGTACCACCGGCTGATCCGCGAGGTCGGGGCTGTCGGCCTGCCCGCCGCCGGGCCGGCTGCCCCGCCGCCGGTCACGGAGGCCGAAGTAGCGGGGTTGCCGCCGGTGGTGCGGCGCTACCTGGAGTTCATGGGAGTCGTCGGCCAGCCTCGGGTCTGGTCGCTGAGTGCCCGGTTCGCCGGCCGGTTCCGGTTGCGGCCACGGCTGGGCTGGATGCCCGCCCAGGCCTGGCAGTACAACGCCAACCCCGAGATCACCCGGGTGTTCGTCATGCGCGTGCGGCTCGTCGGCGTGATACCGATGGTCGGCCGCGACACCTACCTGCACGGTCACGGCCACATGCTCGGCCGGCTGCTGGACCGGATGACCGTTGTCGACGGCCACGGCGAGGAGTTCGACATCGGCGAGCTCACCACGTACCTCAACGACGCGATCCTGATGGCGCCGTCAATGCTGCTCACCCCCGCGACCAACTGGAACCCGGTGGACGATCACACCTTCGAGGTGTGCCTCACCGACGCCGGCCGCACCGTCCGCGCCCGGGTGTTCGTCGACGAGCGCGGCGCCCCGTACGACTTCAGCACCACCGACCGATACGCCGCCCTGCCCGGCGGACTGGTCCGGGCCGAATGGCACACCCCGGTGACCGACTGGCACACCGTCCACGGGCGGGCCGTGCCGGGCCGGGTCGCCGCCGTCTGGCACCTGCCCAGCGGACCGCTGCCCTACCTCACCGGCCGACTCACCCACCTGGCCCACAACGTGGCGCCGCCGCCCCCGGCCGGTGCGGAGGCCACCGCCCAGCCGGCGCCGGACCACCCACACCACGGGAAACCCTGA
- a CDS encoding universal stress protein has product MTHAESGMPIVVGVDPDPGKRSSLVWAADEAARRRLPLLLVHAQGAPTPGNRPTGGRPSWEEWNEGLHKAGDHLLTEAVAFVESRHPRTRVSGLLAEGAPVWVLREQAQQATAVVLGSRHLSAAQELFTSSAIALPLIAHSPCPVVVVPEPEHITQQPPFFVVGVDGSPRSAAAVDFAFEEASLRGALLRALYVWQPPRRGVPDEDAAVQEYRRLLSETVAGRTATHPEVELHHEVVSGHPVQALTEASEHALGLIVGTRGHGGFTGMLLGSVSQGVLRHARCPVIVVPHTHE; this is encoded by the coding sequence ATGACGCATGCAGAAAGCGGTATGCCGATCGTGGTCGGGGTCGACCCCGATCCGGGCAAACGTTCATCGCTGGTCTGGGCCGCCGATGAGGCAGCTCGGCGCCGCCTGCCCCTGCTGCTGGTCCACGCACAAGGTGCCCCGACCCCTGGCAACCGGCCGACGGGCGGGCGGCCGTCTTGGGAGGAATGGAACGAGGGGCTGCACAAGGCGGGCGATCATCTGCTGACGGAGGCGGTTGCCTTCGTCGAGTCCCGGCATCCGCGGACACGGGTCTCCGGGCTGCTGGCGGAGGGTGCCCCGGTCTGGGTGCTGCGTGAGCAGGCGCAGCAGGCCACGGCGGTCGTGCTCGGATCCCGGCATCTGAGCGCCGCCCAGGAGCTGTTCACCTCCTCCGCCATCGCCCTGCCACTCATCGCCCACAGCCCGTGCCCGGTGGTGGTCGTGCCGGAGCCGGAGCACATCACCCAGCAGCCGCCGTTCTTCGTGGTCGGTGTGGACGGCAGCCCTCGTTCCGCCGCCGCGGTCGACTTCGCCTTCGAGGAGGCCTCCCTGCGCGGCGCTCTCCTGCGTGCCCTGTATGTGTGGCAGCCTCCCCGGCGCGGAGTCCCCGACGAGGACGCGGCCGTTCAGGAGTACCGCCGACTGCTGTCGGAGACGGTGGCCGGGCGTACCGCCACCCATCCGGAAGTGGAACTGCACCACGAGGTCGTGAGCGGCCACCCGGTGCAGGCCCTGACCGAAGCCTCCGAACACGCCCTCGGCCTCATCGTGGGAACACGCGGGCACGGCGGCTTCACCGGCATGCTCCTGGGCTCGGTCAGCCAGGGCGTACTGCGGCACGCCCGCTGCCCGGTCATCGTCGTTCCGCACACCCACGAGTAG
- a CDS encoding TusE/DsrC/DsvC family sulfur relay protein — protein sequence MTTTTYDTTAVTVNDEGFFEDPGQWTPAMAPQIAREQGIDELTDQHWQVIDFMRAQYAEKGTGPTVRVLGKASGVTIKELYQLFPKGPAKIAAKIAGIPKPRGCI from the coding sequence ATGACCACCACCACATACGACACCACCGCCGTCACGGTCAACGACGAGGGCTTCTTCGAGGACCCCGGCCAGTGGACCCCGGCCATGGCCCCGCAGATCGCCAGGGAGCAGGGCATCGACGAACTGACCGACCAGCACTGGCAGGTCATCGATTTCATGCGGGCCCAATACGCCGAGAAGGGCACCGGCCCCACCGTCCGCGTCCTGGGCAAGGCCTCCGGCGTGACCATCAAGGAGCTCTACCAGCTCTTCCCCAAGGGCCCGGCCAAGATCGCCGCGAAGATCGCCGGAATCCCCAAGCCCCGCGGCTGCATCTGA
- a CDS encoding ABC transporter permease codes for MVTAISPRALPSRGRPTRPPGRSRLYAYATLTGRRLMLSLRTPRAILLPLATPVLIAVVIAPALAKTASPVAGIDYMTYLAVGTAALVVPLSCMQAGLGAIVDRNTGAQPDLLAAPIPRPLLVLANLSAALIAGALQVCALVAFSWWRGATFHTTTAGVLWFAGAAAGLAVATYGIAETLANRIRSEQEYVNAIPTLGIAPWFFAGSLFPISSLPGPIAAIAKLLPVTHALALMRYGVADPHATDLRGIWGMTDPTTMAALSLTVLAAYAAALTLLSIRVFTKAAVR; via the coding sequence ATGGTCACCGCCATCTCTCCCCGAGCCCTTCCCTCCCGAGGCCGGCCGACCCGACCGCCCGGCCGGTCGCGCCTGTACGCCTACGCCACCCTGACCGGCCGCCGCCTGATGCTCAGCCTCCGCACCCCCCGCGCCATCCTGCTCCCCCTGGCCACCCCCGTGCTGATCGCCGTGGTGATCGCTCCGGCCCTGGCCAAGACCGCGAGTCCGGTCGCGGGCATCGACTACATGACCTACCTGGCCGTCGGCACCGCGGCGCTGGTCGTACCCCTCAGCTGCATGCAGGCCGGCCTCGGCGCCATCGTCGACCGCAACACCGGCGCCCAACCGGACCTGCTGGCCGCGCCGATACCCCGGCCGCTGCTGGTACTCGCCAACCTCTCCGCCGCCCTGATCGCCGGCGCCCTGCAGGTCTGCGCGCTCGTCGCCTTCTCCTGGTGGCGCGGGGCCACCTTCCACACCACTACCGCGGGCGTGCTGTGGTTCGCGGGTGCGGCCGCCGGTCTCGCGGTGGCCACCTACGGGATCGCCGAGACCCTCGCCAACCGAATCCGCTCCGAGCAGGAGTACGTCAACGCCATCCCCACCCTCGGCATCGCCCCCTGGTTCTTCGCCGGTTCCCTCTTCCCGATCAGCTCCCTCCCCGGACCGATCGCCGCGATCGCCAAGCTGCTGCCCGTCACCCACGCCCTCGCCCTGATGCGCTACGGCGTCGCCGACCCCCACGCCACCGACCTGCGGGGCATCTGGGGCATGACCGATCCGACGACCATGGCGGCCCTGAGCCTGACCGTCCTGGCCGCCTACGCGGCCGCCCTCACCCTCCTGTCCATCCGCGTGTTCACCAAAGCGGCCGTGCGCTGA